The genomic stretch AACTAGCGCCTACAAAGTACACAGTGCATACTTCAATCACCAAAGCCGATAACACAGATTTACACATTTCTCACGGTACAGTTTAGCACCTTTGATGCCTCGCTCGCGCTCCCAAGCTATTCAAACGTTTACGAAATGTCTTACTGCTACTTTTGAGGTTTTAAACATATATCTAACAGATTAATCTATTTCTGACCAGAAATATTCCAAACACTTGACATATCCGGCAAAGAGATCAAAGTAAAGACTATATGTCCTTTAGGAATGACAGGGCGAGTCCACCATCAATACCAAACATCCCACGCTGCTTTTCACTTCCGGCACGAAAAGTAGGTCACGCGTGCTTTACATTGTTCGTAAATCCATTATATTTCCAATAAGTAGATTTTATATCACTACGGAGAATGAAAAACGTAAGAACAAAATCTTTATACATGCAAACAAAGCTAATGCTGAGATTTTCTGGCATGCTGGAAAAAATGCATCGCAATTTGAGTTGTGCTTTTGTCAAACCAAAGCCAAGCACTTACCTCCATGTTCATCGCTGAGGGCTTGTTTTAATCTTTCGACAAGCACAGCTTTGACACCCTTTGTGTCTAATCCTCTGGCTTTAAGTTCATCTCGCAGCTCTGTTACTTTAAGCTTGTCTGGGTCGATATCACTCATTTTGATGCATTAAAAATTTACCTCCACGATTGGGAAAAAAGATACTTCTGCAAAGATGGCCGGTGAAATCTACGCATGCGCTCTCTAAAAAAAGTGAGGAACGGAACTTTTGAGAAACGCTACTTTTACAAATTATGTAATGAATGTGTATTAACAAGCGTAAATGCTTTACTTTAGCGAAACAATTcacttaaaattaaatataattctTGTAAACGGTTTCTAAGTACaaggaagaaattaaagtaCATTGATTTCCATATCCATTTTTTATAAATGGCACCTATCAAGTCCTGCTTTgtaacttttgtcttttttgttgaaTAATTGCATCAAAAATTActtctaaaagaaattttattatttctgtaaacTTGTGGccactgattaaaaaatatcaatgctCGCAAGTAGCATCTTTAACATGGATGTTATGAATCGTCTAGAGCATCATTTTGCAAATTGTATTTCGTTACCTACGCTTTTATGCTTGACTTCAAGTATAACTAAGCACGTTGTGGATTTTGTTTGAAGGTTTGAAGTACaaatcatagaagtctgtgttTTGAAGTTTTTAGTCTCGCGAGAGTAACAAACTCATTTAGCAACGCATATAAACAACATGGCGGATACCGAAGCCAAAGAAAATTCACCTGGTTAATACTTGAGTTGTCTAGAGAAGAGAAGTTTCAAATACATAAATTCTAGTTTGAGTATAAAATTTTATGGCGAAATTATCTTTGCAATGCTTAAATATTTGTCACTTCACTGCAATCCTTTTAAACTTTGACAAAACTGTCATTTCTGTTACCTGTGTCTTCGATCGTTGTCTCTTGTACTTCATCCTCATTGTTGGCCATATTTCCGTTACTTCATGTACTGCACatctactttttgtttttaacgtTGATAAGCGATCGTATCTTCGTGAGCTATATAAATggcatattttattattattggtgcCTGCcgttgtgtgcatgtgtacgaACTTGGCATGTGTATGGCAGCAATGATCATAAGCTGAATTGGAATAAATAACAGTCTGCTTTTTTCCTCTTAAAAGTGTTAACACATTTGCAAGTTTTTACCACTCTCCTAATGAAACTCAAGATTTTAAGAGGCTGTCAAGAAATGATAAGAGCAAATCTCTGTAAGTTTGGGGGTGGGGGTATAAATTTCTGCAGAAGAGAAATGGGCtgtatatttattaatgtaaaaaGATTACTTATGCCTTACTAGTAATCTTTGTGGGCGGGAGAATACTTGAGAGCACTTTGTGCTTGCAGATGCTATGGTTGcagacatacagaaaaaaatcaccgATGCATTTGACATATTTGACCATGAATCAAACAAGACTGTGGATGTCAGGTAAAATAATAaggcaattttaaaaataaactgcctAGCAGTGTAATATACACGAtgaaaaatgctttattttttgatAATCACAAGTCACAACCTTGTTCATTGATGCTGAAACACTAGACAAAAATTCTCTACATTTGCCAGTCTCATAATGGCAAATCTGTTGAAACATTTGGAGTTGTTTGCTCAgatgtttaaatatttcagttattcATGAAAAGATATAAATCTTCATGTTCATCACTTTGGTTTTATGCAGAGgagtacattttatttcttaaacaaaacagtgaaattttgttcattttatcacTATATATCTGGAGGATgaatatttctttgctttacttTCTGGTTTCAAGGGAAGTGGGAACAATAATTCGCTCCCTTGGCTGCTGTCCTACAGAAGCTGAACTCCATGACATGCTGGCTGAGGTAATGCAGAAATTTGTTTGCATCCAACAGTTTAGTTGCTCTACACAGATCCGTTTACTTTCtacttttattaaatgttttggaACTGCTAGACATTATCCATATTATAAGCAACATGAgacagcacaaacaaaaagggATAAGAGAACTGGAAGATCTTTGACactgtagctttttttttttaaaaatgttttatttttattacaaaagcTGAAAGAACAATGGAGTTCAGTATTTAGTACAGAAACAACCCCTGTTCCCCCACACACAAAGTTCAAATATCCAacataagtaaaataaaagcaactaGAATATCCTAACAGCAATGATCTTACAACAGTGCACATGGAAAAGATCAGGAGCTAATTAgaatacaaaaaaatctttgacaataataataatgaagactACTTACAGAGCACCACAGCACTTTATTCGCCCCCAAACCCCCAAAAAGTGAAAGATTTGCAACATTTATCAGGCAGGTCAGGTGTGGGGACATTTGTAGGTAAGAGGGTGGACTTGGACTAGCCCATGAGATCATCAGTGGCAACAAAAAGACATTTGCTGAAGGCACAAACTCAAAATAGCCTTTCTCAACTTAGTTAACAGCCTCCCTAGCAGCAGCCTGCTCCATGGCAAAACATTGTCTATGGACAGCAATCTGGGTGGTCATCCAATGACATTCCGCAATTATGAGCCCCCATCAGACAGCCCTCACAGCATCATTCAGAGGTCTGGTCTGCAGTTTTACTTATCAGATATCGCAATCAAGTGTGAAAAAGGCAGCAGCAATATGGGAATACAGGCAGCCTGGAATAAGCCACATCTGAACTTCTGGTCTCTATTTAATCTCTTTAGTCATTGAGGTTAACTAAGCTGagatattgtgtatgtgtgcacctGTTCTTGCTTTTGATCATCCCCAGTGGAGCAAAGGCTGCAATGTGTGCACCTGTATCAGTGCTTAATTAAGAATTAAACAGATCAAATTATTTGGATCACAGTATCAACTGATTACAGACATAACCCAGCTTCCTTTGagattatttataattttgaaacaaaaatctagTCTTTGATTATGACTAGAAGTACatatatttcaaatttaaatcgTAGTCTCCGCTCACAATTCATGAATGCATCATTATCAAACTATGTTTTTCGATGTCATGGTGATTACTTCGCAGATTGAGGAGGAGGAGCCTACAGGATATATCCGCTTTGAGAAATTTCTTCCCATGATGACCAGAGTGCTAATGGAGAGAAGGTATGGTGACAAATTAaggttttcatttgtttcttttagcggcaaattataataaaagaaTATCTATGTAATCAagtattttgatgaaatactatTTGAGGTGTGCTAAAGAGATGGACTctctcaaaataaatttcaccttgcaaaatttcttttataaaaatggCAAAGATGGTGATAAAAGTCAAGATGGTTCATGAACAGCATGTAAGAAAGCTCCCTGTGTACAGATATAAACCAGTACCAGAGGACCAGATAGTACGGGCATTTCAAGTGTTGGATGTAGAAGGAAAGGGCTACCTTCTGCCAGAGGAATTGTCTAAGTACATGACAGAGGAAGGTGAGGAAATGCAAATATCTTTCTTTCATCTGCAGTAACAGACTTgggcacattttattttctcaaagtCTTGCTTAaaccatgataaaaaaaaacaacaacacaaacatgaatGATTAAGAATATGCTGCTTAGTGCTTAATCAGCTTAGTGTCTTCTTTCACAAGTAAGAACATATTCTGTTATTTAAGAGAAAACACTTTTCATGACCATGAGGTAGTAAAAAACTAGCATTGAAACATGGACTGACTTGGATGAAGATTACTCATTCTTGTTAAGGGATGCTTTTAGAGAGAAAATATTGAGACtgttagataaaataaaagcatgatGATGACACCATTGAAATCTGTCTGTGAGTCAACATCAGGTTATCTCATCATGGTTGTTCAGACAAGCATTCTTCCCTAACCTGTCAGAAATCTCCAGTCAGCATCTGTGGCtgtatatatgcataaaaaagtattttatttcctaCGAAAAAAACTCATAGCAGGCTGTTTTAGTTAACACATGATAATCTattgaaaatgtctttttatacATAGGttatacattttctattttatatattgACATTTTCTATATTCCAAAACACTCTAGAAGTCTGGGAAAATGCATACTTTGCTTTCATTGGTTACTTTTGCATGACACTCATAGTTTGTCTCTCTGAGCAGTTGTTAACTCTTTCTCTGTGCAGGTGAGCCCTTCACTGCTGAGGAGCTAGAGGAAATGCTCTCACAGGCATTAGATCCAGAAAAGGGTTACATTCCCTACAAAGATTATGCTTCTCTAATGGCTGCAGAAGAAACTTAATTTTATGCCAAAGAAACTTGTCTCATTCAGCATCACAATTAAATAGAGAAAATTGCTTTTACACTCAGGTGTACATGCATTCAGACCTTTTCAgaatggtgatttttttttcctcacaggCTTCACCTGGGTCTACAATgagcaattaaaaaagaaattatgcaGGGGACTTACAGTTTGTAGTACATGAACATATACTCTGTGACAATGTACAGAACACATCAGTATTATACCTGTGTCAAACATTAAGAGCAAATTTTCCAATCGTCTCATAACTGTTGAACTACTCCAATCTGTAAAAATGCACAGTAGCAATGTGCTGTGACTTACTGTAGTTATCCCTGAACTGGGATGTTATGGATGTAAACACTCTAATCTGACCAAATGGAGATATCAATCATGCATAACCCTAAATGCTCACTGAGAACTGGCACAACAAAGACTCTTGATCCACTGTTAATACTTTTTACATGAAGAAACCTATCAAAAGCCCATCAAAATGATTTATATACAAAATACAGTTTCTCTTACTGAGAAATGATCTACTAAATGAAGTAGCTTTTGCACAATGCTTAGATCAATGTCTAACACTgtcctgtgagtgtgtgtgcaaacacacatacatgtgctACTGTAGGTATATAATTAAACTCTATCTCAAATGCaagatacacatgcacacaagcatgaACACAGCTGCATTCCCTACTATGAACATTGCACCCCTACTATCACAGCCTGCATTGCCACAGTCAGCACAgtcatttattttcagtctttctaataaaaaagacaatctTGAAACTATTAAGGTATGGTGTGTATGGGCTACCAAACccattttcacaaataatttaaagatcTAGGACTTTGGTGAGAATGTGAAATTTGAAAGTTTGGTGTTGGCGGATTGTGATAAAGGTTTCTTGGGTTCaacatttgctgttttcttttcaggaaTATTCTCctctttgtcatcttcatctttatcACGTTTCCTTTTCTTGTCTAAGCTAGTGTTTAGCTGTGTCTGATCCTTGGCTTTTTGAATCCAGACCTGATCAATAGAAAATGAATACTGCTCAAAATCTGATCCATGGAAAATTAATACAACTAAAAATCTAGTAAAAAAATTCTGGCTGCTGTCTTGTTACCTAGAactgacacaaacatatttagAACGTAATCATACAAAGAACAACACTTACTTGATGGCAAGACTTCTAAAATGTAACAAGAATTGTAAGAAATGGCACTTTAAagattgtctttaaaataaagcatgctACAGTCTTGATGATTCATAGAAACACCactaaaaaaaagactttctttCAAGATTTAATTTCAGGCATATTGACTTTAATCATGTAAAATGcaaatatgcagaaaaaaacctCACCTGACGGTCTTCCTTAGACAAGGCACGAAATGTGTCCACAGCCATCCTGCTAAATTCTTCTGCTGATAAATCAGATTGGCTTTCTTGAAGGTTATCCCGTGATTCTGTCAGCCAGAGATCAAAGGCTGTAGGTCTGGAAGTacacatgaagaaaaaaatctgaaatttcTTCCctatttaaaaattctattatTAATGCACTTTGCTGAGCAGGGTGTTAAGTACATGCCCTGAATGCATACATATcctcttttctttaaaactttgaaacCTCTTTAATATCTTCTTTGTGCTTCatatgcacatgtgtgcatgAAGTCCAAATTCTTTTCCCAAAATCTATGGAAAAGAAAGCCCACACCAGAAACCAaagacaaaatcttttaatgtaCTTTTCAGGTCAAGaagaattcttttattttccaagtGACTTTGCAAAAGAAATATGTCTTAGCAATGGTCGCCACTTACTCGAAAAATATCAAGCTCAGTCTTAGACACCATGGCATTATATGTGATCCTAAAGGTTAAAGATATTGATATAATGGTGTGATggatttttatgtgtgtgtgtatatatatattatcatgatgagctttataaaaatgttacagGAGTTACAAATATATCAATCTATATCTAGAAGACTAAAGAGTTCACCTAAGATGTTTGTCTAtacatgttttcttcttatgctctgaggagcatagggccacaacaacacctcgccagcggacccagttttgggcagcccccttcagtggGCCCATGTGTCCTTtgtctcgctctctactgttcttttccaagtttgctttggtctccaactctcctcttcccctgagagttccagtcaagtgcctgcttggcaatggtgtcagctggtttgcgcagggtgtgtcctatccaggccccatttgcattttttgatgtcttggctagcggcattctggttggttcttttctaCAGGCAGCTGTtagagatcttttcaggccaccttattctcaaaatatggcgtaggcattgATTGGTAAaggtctagactctagagcttgtcgttgatggtgtttgtcactctccaggtttcacaaccatacagtaggactgctttcacattgggttcaagatgtgggtcttactgcggaaggataatgctcgggagttccagatggggcgtaggctgttgaaagcatgcctggccttgttgatgcgtgttttctctttacatagaacaggggtgtcaaacacccggcccgccatgaaattttacctggcccgcgaaagaagtttaattaaatcattgttaatggcccagCGACAAgcaaaaggcaaacaacagaaaagttcccgtcgatgacagcaagagatgggatgagtttagtgaagtttgtaccgaccaccaacagtgcactggtcaagttaccacacCTGTTGATGACCAGAAAGAAGGgtcaaggcggggcccataaatctgacctttgacacgcgacaccctgccctcaacacgggccgcgggtcgaagatttttagtacctgttaacttccctgaatcggtccgagatcaaagggtgactaggctcgaaccttgagcatgtttggcagtacatatatctgtgtgaacaacttttctctgtgatgaagatcaacaaacatcacatgagtcgtcttactgatgtacacttgcagtccatcttGAGAATCttcacaacacagaaacttactccaaacataaacgaacttgttgtcaagaaaagatgtcaaacgtccacttctgacaaaataaattaagaagaaaaactgctaagcattggtttgttattactttaattttgttttaatgtatgattttgtttacacaaaattaataacaaaaagtttagtttcctactgttgaataaaaagttatcagCTTAAacaataaccttcggcccgccaccttgtgtacgatgtgagatttggcctcctgggtaattgagtttgacacccctgacatagaaactatttttgttcATGAGCATTCATGCCAAGAATATAATCAGTCTCTCTGTCCTCATAACGCGCTTGatcactcactcaatcactgTACTTTCTGCCTCTCTAACACCTGCTGTCTTTCTCAGGGTTCATCTGAAGGTGGGAGATGGATCAGTGTATATGCCAGAGGGTAAGCCTTGAAGAGTAGCTACAAAATGCATTCCCATCTTATCTTTATGTGCTGCTGTTACTCACTTTTTCATGGGTTCGTTTTCTGAcgtttgttcattttcttcttgttgtaaaCTGGATTGCTTTGTCAAAAGTAGACTCTCTGAGTTTGTGGAAAAGGCAATTTTGGTCTGCTGGGTAATTTTCCCCTGCTGTGGTGTCTGAAGAACAAGTTTTAAATGTAGTCAGAACATTGGAGGTAACAAACAAATTGTTCTTATGTGTCTACAAATTGTTTGACTCTAACTTTGTAGCTACCTAACAAAAGGTTTCAATAGTTCCAAAAGTATTATACATGATTTTATTAGTCTGGCCAACCtagaaaaagaaaccaaaaatcATGCAGAAACACTGGAAGCCTATTTTGTAACACcttttatgatattttttaGTCATTGTTTGCACTAAATAGAATTTTTGTGTCCTGTACACGTCCTCATCCTCCTCTCCCCATAAGATCTGACATTGTTtccttttctactttttctaaTGATGCCTACCTTGATTGTGACTTTACGATGtcctgattttgtttgtttcacagTGATAGGCAAAGGTGAGATTACTGGTgtcctttctttcactttcttcatGTTGTCAAAGATGTGACTGCCCTTGACTGCAGGCTTCCCGCAATCTTTTTCCTGGGACGCTACCTGCATTAAAAAACGACTTAAGAttagtagagagagagagagagagatttggttggtttttaactatttcttttttatgtttatcagaCGATTTTATATCCCTTCTTGGTACTTACCTTGAAAGGATTGGCTTTGCCAAATATTGTCTTTTTACTGAATGTTTCTTTGGGTTTTAGAGTCAGCACAGGTCCTTTGAGACAGAAAAGTCCAAGAGTTTTTGAgtgataaaagtaaacaaattttttttttaaaattaaaataaaagacaaccaTAAAAACTAGCAACTGCTACTTGTAAGGTCATCAGATTGCTGTAATATTCATGTCACTTATATCTCTAAATCACTTTCTGTCCATCTGTTCAGCTATAATAATGCAAATCCTGTTTATTACCTGAGAAATGAGTTCTgtcctcttcatcctcctcctcctcctcctcttctctcttttcttcttcctgctcAGAGTTGTCTGTCCTGTGATTGATGGACCACTCAGTTTCTATGGTGTTGTGACTGTACAGACAGAGGAGAACTGTGAGAAGATGGCATATTCTAAGAACAGCACATGATCAGTTGAACTAAAAGGCGACCAGCAGACACCTGGTCAAACCGTTAGCTCAACATTCATCAAGAGACTTCTACATATCAGGCTCCATAAGTATTCCACTATGATTCAAGTCCCATACTATTCAACAGACAAAACAGTTCATCCCTGAACCACACTTCTATTAGAAAATTGCGGTGCTCTCAAGAGTTAATGATGGCTCATTCATTGTGGGTGCAGACAGAGATGATTCCTGTGCTTTAAAAAGTGTTGTAGTAATaataagtgagaatttataaagtgcaatatCTCAACCAAAGGCGGGCTCATTGGCTGAAACAAGTTCATGAAATAGTCACAAAAATGTAGAACGAAGAACAATGCAAAGACTCGCTGTATTCCCGCAGTGAAGGGCGATCACTGCAGATTTAATGGATTAGGGATGCTGTCAAGTGATTTAATTATTGCTCCCTACAGTCCTGTTTTGAATTCTCACCTGGCCAAAAGTGCTGTTCTGAAGTCCTCTACCTCCTCTTCTTCCACCACCTTTAGAGTCTGGGCTTGTTGGACCCTTTCTCGGGCCAGCTGACTAAGCCGCTGTGCCAGCTGTAGGTGTCCAAGTCGTGTTGCATACTTGATAGACAGCTGCAAGGTGTGCTCCTCAGGCATCAACTTGCACACTTCAACTGCCCGAAACTCCCGTTCAGACTTTGCTgataactggaaaaaaagatgtggTTTACCTTTTTAACCCTCTGAGTAcaacataaaagtataagtattacaaagactggctaataactgaagactgtgaagacgacaggGGGtgaagttcatttttttttattattgctgctctcaagtaaacattagaccaagaaacctatacatttttggaaaagagGACagttgaactttgcaataaaagtaatgaaaatcaccTTCCCCATGGCTCATCATGCtctaagtttaaaaaatgtttgctagTAACTAAGAAATCATCAGTTTGATTCATCTCCAACATTAAAAACTGTCAACTGGATGCTTTTAGTCTAATACAGCCATTGTTTAACTGTTTGTAGGCAAAGGAAAATTAAGCCATAAATAcaagctttttcttttaaacaactATTAAGCACAACATATTAGAGTCcaaatttagttattttttattttaactgtagCTTCTCACACAACTCTGAAATCATTACATAatcattataatatataaaaacatttaatttccCTTCAAAATTTTTCCACAACTACACATCTGCAATGAGTTGAAATTGTCTCCCTTCAAAGACTTTCTCCCCATTAAGTCCAGACACTTGTTACATCATTAAAAGGGGAAAATTGCAAACTAACAGCAAAGAGCTTCATTAGGGACTCCTGAGCTGGCCGCCGCAGTTCATTGTTGGTAATGTCATCTAGTTTGATACCCTCATGAGCTAGTTGAAGTAGATGCTGTGTGAACAGCATGTTGCGTAGGTATATTTCCTGTAAGTAATGACAAAACCATTTTTCATGCTAGACTGAAGGAAAGAGTAATATAgattttttcataaacaaatcacaatgaaaacaaacatacaaatataaacttaataaaatataataaatttaattgtaCATAATTCTCTCCCTATTCTGCTTTTATTACTATCTATAAATAGTTTATAGAATCTGAAGACAATATGTAATCATACGTTCATCCaattaaaacagatattttgtaaatag from Pomacea canaliculata isolate SZHN2017 linkage group LG8, ASM307304v1, whole genome shotgun sequence encodes the following:
- the LOC112570580 gene encoding dynein regulatory complex protein 8-like isoform X1, with product MADTEAKENSPDAMVADIQKKITDAFDIFDHESNKTVDVREVGTIIRSLGCCPTEAELHDMLAEIEEEEPTGYIRFEKFLPMMTRVLMERRYKPVPEDQIVRAFQVLDVEGKGYLLPEELSKYMTEEGEPFTAEELEEMLSQALDPEKGYIPYKDYASLMAAEET
- the LOC112570580 gene encoding dynein regulatory complex protein 8-like isoform X2, which codes for MVADIQKKITDAFDIFDHESNKTVDVREVGTIIRSLGCCPTEAELHDMLAEIEEEEPTGYIRFEKFLPMMTRVLMERRYKPVPEDQIVRAFQVLDVEGKGYLLPEELSKYMTEEGEPFTAEELEEMLSQALDPEKGYIPYKDYASLMAAEET